From Roseibium alexandrii DFL-11, the proteins below share one genomic window:
- a CDS encoding response regulator transcription factor: MDNRRDTVLVVDDSPDSLGFVTEALKKTGVAVLVATNGEAALSICERVTPDTILMDAVMPGLDGFETCRKLKENQGLQHVPVIFMTGLSETEHIVKALDCGGVDFLTKPIDVDELKARIKVHLRNARSVQSAHVALDAAGRHLVAVSSEGAILWTTPQIHTLLARTGAADATLFQLGRALGEWLESGADTPKRGSFMLGLSEELAVQLYPLGRVGPDENLFRVTAEDEEGQVRALQVEFQLTQREAEVLIWIAKGKSNKDIGEILNLSPRTVNKHLEQIFVKLGVENRASAAVRAAEVMFAL; the protein is encoded by the coding sequence ATGGATAACCGCCGCGACACCGTTCTTGTGGTTGATGACAGTCCGGACTCCCTCGGCTTTGTGACGGAAGCTCTGAAAAAGACAGGCGTTGCGGTCCTGGTTGCGACCAATGGCGAGGCGGCCTTGTCCATTTGCGAGCGGGTAACCCCGGACACCATCCTCATGGATGCGGTGATGCCGGGGCTGGACGGGTTTGAGACCTGCCGCAAGCTCAAGGAGAACCAGGGCCTTCAGCATGTTCCTGTGATCTTCATGACGGGGCTTTCGGAGACCGAGCACATCGTAAAGGCACTGGATTGCGGCGGGGTCGATTTTCTCACCAAGCCCATTGATGTTGATGAGCTGAAGGCCCGGATCAAGGTGCATTTGCGCAATGCCCGATCCGTTCAAAGTGCGCATGTTGCGCTGGATGCTGCTGGACGCCATCTCGTCGCTGTATCCTCGGAAGGTGCGATCCTTTGGACCACGCCACAGATCCACACCCTTTTGGCGCGGACGGGCGCTGCAGATGCAACGCTTTTTCAGCTGGGCCGAGCGCTCGGCGAATGGCTTGAGAGTGGTGCAGATACGCCAAAGCGTGGCAGTTTCATGTTGGGGCTGTCTGAAGAATTGGCCGTCCAGCTCTATCCTCTTGGCCGCGTTGGGCCAGATGAGAATCTCTTTCGCGTAACGGCGGAAGACGAGGAAGGGCAAGTGCGGGCGCTGCAGGTCGAGTTTCAGCTGACCCAGCGCGAAGCAGAAGTCCTGATCTGGATTGCCAAGGGCAAGTCCAACAAGGATATTGGCGAAATCCTGAACCTGAGCCCGCGCACGGTGAACAAGCACCTTGAGCAGATTTTTGTAAAGCTTGGGGTCGAGAACCGCGCTTCCGCTGCCGTCCGGGCTGCAG